CCAATGACCACACCTACGACAGGTTAGGCAGAGAAATatcaataatttactcacctttcaTCTGCTATCATGTTTAGAAATAAAGAATTCATAACCTCCATTCACCTTACACCTTGTCTGCACTAGTGGTACATTGCAATGTGACAAATTTCTAATGTTCCATTTCTAATGTACTCCACACACTTGCGCTACTTatgacaaaagtacaaacaCAACAATTAGAACTTGCACTTTGATGCATTCAGTGTAGACACAAACTGTTGCAGCACGTCAACGGTCACTCCCAGTTTAGACATGGTGTTAAGTTGCGGTCACATTTGCGTAATTTTAGCGAAAAGATCTGTTCTGTATCGTCAATAGTATAGAGATTGTATAAAGCACAGCTTACACAGAAGTCGCTTTCAAACCAAGCAACTTTCATGCGTATTTGCATGACAAACATGAACATGATCGAATTCTGTGTGGTGAAATCTATCACCCTCACACCAAATTCCTAATTgtttcctattgaaatgactggatttcgcctGCAAAAACTCACTGAATAATGATGAATGTGGCCGCACCTTTAGAGTATGAATGTTAAATTATCACTATTAATTAAAAGATGAGCAAATCATAGCTTAGATGTAACTAGAAGACTAAATGCGTAAGGACAGGTGAATCTGCATGTCAAGCTTTGGAAAATATTGATGGCAAGTGTTTTTCTAGAATTGTGGTGTATAAAGACGACATGTTACAAGCTGTGGTGCCAAAATCTGCGAAGCCTTTTAACTTCCAGGAAGCCTACAAACTTTCAGAGGAAATGGTAAGAATGAGTATATTCATCACAATGCATGTCTGATTTTTTAATGTAGGTATAGAATaaataatatactgatttgattGATCTATGGCAGGCCCTGGAGATCAGTGATCATTATCCAGTGGAAGTGAgtctgaagaagaagaagtctGTGGCAAAGACTAGCGgcaaaaccaaaaaaaagaaatgataagCATGATGGGATGCCAGTGCACACCGTATGGGATCTGAAACCTCATTCATCTGAAGGAGAGTTGCTACCTCTTCATAAGGAAAATCAGggcttaaaataatttttttttttagtttgtcgTGGTGAAAAGTCTTCTAAATCTTGCAAAAGTAGTGCTAGTTCCAGAAGTCAAAATAAGACTTAACTGGGCAAAGCCATAAAGCTGAGACCCCTGCAGGACCATCTCATTTGCAACTCACACTTTTATATACGGTTTTAACCAATGCAGGTGCTCTTCTCCCTTCCTCTATCTGGAATCTCCTCAGTACCCCAACACTTTCACCAGTTACTTCATTAATTGGCTATCTTGTTCTCTTTGTAAGGGTGGCCAAACAGTCTACATTTTTACctcattattttttatcaagAAAACATGTTCAAGGCCAcgaaaaccaaaaaaaaaaaaaaaaaagcaacacatTATCAGTGCAGATGCCAACTGCAAGCAACTTCAGTTAAAATCCCACTTTTCTTTCACAGTCATGTAGGCCATGAGGCCTTCAAAACATATCTGGCTTTTATAGTATGTTTTCTAttggataaataaaatatttcctcAAGTTTTCTAGAATTAAATGCCAACAAgtttgaaatgaacattaaatctccaaataaattttttttattcaatgtcattttttttttgccaacaAAAGCGTATAAGGTCATGCCTAAAGAGTAAATAAATGTGTTAGTACATGTGTTTATTAAAATGCTAGCAGATGAAggtcaacaaaaatgttttaacaaagAGACAACTCATGTTCAAGCAATGAATTGGCAGGCAAACAAGCAATAGCAAATACCAGATAATAATCACCTCGAGCAAACTCTAAttgaaaaactgaaaacaaaacttTGCATATCTTTAGTCTTTAACATGGCTTGGGGCAACATCAGTTAGTGACATCAGCTTCAGCATAATGTCTGCATTACCAGATTAAGATCAGTTGCTGCAATCCACTTACCCTCACCAAGGAATCAAGCAAGCTTCCTAAGCAATCACAAATTAGATTAAATGTGCAAGAAATCTTAAAGAAGAACAATTTGGTAACAATGAATGTTTGTACCACCATTTTGTAGACCGTACTATAGGTGGTCAAAAAGTAGATGTGTGACATCCTCCAATTGTTCATCACCACTGACAGGAAAGGCTTCAAGTCTTTTATAAAACTGGCATGACTTCTTTCCATCCAGACATCCGGCCCCATATGTATGTTAACATGCTATAGTTGTATATATCGGACAGGAAACTGGAATTCAAAAAACTGCAGGGAACTGCAGTGGAGGCCAACTGCAGGCCAGGTGTTTGGACCGGTCTGAAGATCGGCTGAGGTGGTAGTATCAGGAAGATGCAAGGAGAGATGAAACATAAAAGagaaaatgaacattaatttGGCATGCAAAAGCAGGGCCTCTCtttgtattaaagggatagttcacccaaaagtgaaaattaccccatgatttactcaccctcaagccatcctatgtgtatttgactttcttcttttagcCAAACACAGTCGGaggtatattaaaaatatcctggcttatccaagctttataatggaagtgattggaggatgagatttcgaagcccaaaaaagtgcatccatctatgataaaacgtactccacgcgattccagggggttaataaaggccttctgaaacgaaTCAATGCATGTGTacaagacaaatatccttatttaaaacattataaagtaaaataacgagcttccggagcgacagccatacgcattcaaTGTACGTCCAAAAAGTGCTAACTTCAGCGACGttgtacacaatgacatgacgtacTATGCATTATAACGTAGGACAGAGCATAGTACGTCATGGCGTATCGTAGAACGacatggcattgtgtactatGATGCGGAAGTTAATGCTTTTTGGATGCAAGTCGAATGCTTCGCACAAGAAGctctttattttactttatgttttaaataaggatatttgtcttacacaaacgcatcgattcgcttcaggcatttattaaccccccgtagctgtgtggagtacatttacgATCAATGTATGcacttttgcaaaaaaaaaaaaaaaaaaaaaaaaaaaaaaaaaaagggggggggtgGTGGGGGTGTGGTGGGGGagtgggggtgtgtgtgtgtgagtgctgcTTAAATATTGCGAgagtgatgtggtgcaggtgtgtgcgtaatcagtcccaggaatgagggcctatgggaattGTAGTCCGAATAGTAAAAAGTCAATATTCCagtgaaggctccctccggtggtgcgggggaggaagtgcgggagcctcacttgtgacacACTCCCATTTTAAAGCTTGGACgagccaggatatttattaatatatctccgattgtgtttggctgaaatagaatgtcatatacacctaggatggcttgagggtgagtaaattatgggataattttcattttttgggtgaacttaatAAAAGTTAGTAAAAATGTGTATAAACTCACCGAGGAGGGGATCAAGTCCATCGATGAACATCTCTGTTTCTTCATCAATGCTGTTTACAAACTCTTCTGAATTGTCACTAACCTTCCTTCCTtctaaaaaacataaattctaGCCTATAGCCTTCCTagtgttttaatgatgtttaattTGCTGTAGTATAAACAGCGATGGAGAAATGTAAGCATGAGTAAGCTCTATTTACAACAGCTAAGATTAATATAAAGAGAATTAAGTACAATTAGGAGATTAAAGTGAATAAGGCAGAAATATTATGAGTGAAAAAGCTGTTACGAGAAAtggcatgatttaaaaaaaaaaagttaaatgttgcttctatttcaaaacattttaaaaattagtaTAGCAATTGGAATCGTAAagaatttaatgattaatttatcAATACTACTTTGTTAGAGATTTCATTACTGATTCTTCTATtacctgaaaaaaaagtttgaccTAAATACTTCCCAGATAGCAACAGTGTGTcagcccagatccggcccacatctggcacaTGCAGAATGATGATCTGGCCCACATTTGGcaggaatgatggcacttgcgCGGACCgctcctgtttgccagatctgggccacaagcaggccatagacatgccacatgtcagccaagagcaaagaaataaaacagccaactaatggaaacatcaatcaccatcatggtaacctcaaatgaaacaaacatgagagttaaacttctgttaattcttaataagaacttctgtagacgtgtgacagaaataaagtcagtctggttagtaataagtgaagctggtaatgctgtttgtggagttttttaatcagatcttcagagatttaatgtcatttatcttcagttgatttcatctaaggctgtggctgaagtcagttgtagttcttgtatttctgctcgtctctttttttttcttctttccttcagcGATTCTGCTTGATAAcaggcttgttaatgctgagatgactctataaataatatataaagattttgtggatcagataaggtccagttctggtttatttctttgctcttggctgacatgtggcatttcTATGGCCTAAttgtggcccagatctggcaaacaggagcggtccgcccaagtgccatcattcctgCCAAATGTGGGCCAGATCATCATTCCGCAtgtgccagatgtgggccggatgtGGGCCGACACAAAGTTGCTATCTGGGTTACCCAACAGTagtattatttgttgtttagtacatgttataaaaatatttgcatgtttttagcaaATTACCATGAATCATGTTAAAAAGTAACAGTTAGTCACTACACTGATTTAAGTCTCAGTACAGATAAATCAGTAACGGTTCCTAATTTGTTGGTTGCGCGGTATGTTTGCTGCTGCGTGCAAGGCAATAGAAAGATCGACTATGTATTATTCCtctcatttttctttctcttcacaCTTTTTTCACAGTATTATGCTACTTACATGCTGCACTTCAGAGTATTGTTTCTTCTTGTGTTTGATTTGGTACTCATCTGTCTTTTTTGAAAAGTGAATTGGACATAATGTGGTATCCCTAGTCCACACTACACTCAAAATCCCAGAACTTTACTCTTCCTCACTCTCACTACAACTAACTTGTTCATGCCAGCTAGTGAAACAGTCGCGTTTGGGAACGAAGCACAATGGCACATCACAAGTCGCACATTTGACTGGAGTTTTAAAGGTACACATTTTGCATTTTCGCCTTCCAATACTGCTGTCCCCGCTGATGTACTTGGGCAGGTGGGAGTCTGTCGAAGGAATCGGGCGTATTTGTGCAGGAGCAGATGGAGGACCTGTCCCTGCGAGCTCTGCAACAAGAGCCTCCCGGAAGGCCTTCTGGGTCAAAGGCTTCTGGTTCTTCATCTTGGCCATCTGCTGGTGCAAAATGAAGGCATTTACTACAGCGATGTCCACAAAGTGGTAAAAAAAGGACCGATACCATCTTCTAGTTTTATGTAGAACTGTGTAAAATGAAATAAGCGCATCAGACAGATCCACTCCTCCCATGTGCCTGGAATgaaagtaaaatatattataagatttgtaatttaaaaaaggcACAAGCACACATTTTACACCACTGTTTAAAGTTTACTAACTTGTTGTAGTCCAACACTGCAGCTGGAACGGGGAAATCCTGAACGGCCCAAACTCCATCGGCTCCTTTCACATTCCTCTTTATGGTGTCACCATTAAAGGCTTTATGAAAGGTGGAGCACATCAGCACGTCCCTCTTGTCCTTCCACTCAACAAACAGCAGGTCATCTTCCCTAAACCAGCGAATATTGCCACGAGGAGCATGTTTCTTTGAGTGGCCAATGCGGTTTGCTCGAACAGTGCCACAAGCCCAGATCCTTTTAGCGAGCAAGTCTCTGAAAAGCTTGGGACTGGTGTAAAAGTTGTCAACAAACAGCTTGTAGCCAGTACCCAACAACCTTTCATCTGCCAGAATCATGACAGAATCATAGCTAATGCCTTTGCTCTCCTCTGAATTCACCTTTCCCTCATAAATGAAGAAGTCCCACGTGTATCCACAGAGGGAATCTGCTAGTACAAAGAGTTTGTACCCCCATTTTGTAGGTTTGTTTTTCATGTACTGTTTGAGTCCATGTCTAGCCTTTGATGCCACCATTCTTTCATCAATGGAGATATTCTGAAAGGGATGGAAAGTGGCTCTGCAGGCATCCCTAATGTTCTGGTACAGCGGTTTGATCTTACACAGGCGGTCATATTCAGGCGTTCCCTTCTTCTTGTCATTCTCTGCATCCACTTTGGGATCACTAAGATGGAGAGCTTTAGAGATGGTCATAAATTTCCTACTAGACATGATTTGAGCAGGATACGGCAGACTGTACATGTGAGACTTCCTCCAATAGTCTGTCAGTTGGAAGCATTTCAGCAAACCCATGTAAATCACCAGTGCCAGGAATGTCTTAAAATCTTTCATAGAAATGTCTTGCCATGGCTTCTTCATTCCTTCCTGACGCATGGCTCCATATGCATTTGAGTTTGCTAGAATTGTCCGCATGACAGATTTTGAAAAGAACAACTCAAAATACTGTAGAGGACTGCATGATGCATTGGAGACCAACTGTGGACCGGGCGTTTGTCTAGGTCTGAAGATTGGCTGAGTCGGCTCAGTATCGGGCTCATCTGCACTTTTCCACTTGTTTTCTGAGATGCTTAAGGAAAAAGGTAGAGATCGATTCACACTGCTTCTTTTAACTTTCCCTTTCTTACTTTGTACAGAGGCAGGTGAAGCAAATCTGCAAGACTTTGCTGGAGATGGTGAAATGGAAGACAGACCAGATCTCCTTTTCTTTCGTGGAGTGACCTCTGGATTCCAGTCATTATCAGAGGCATCATTAGAGGgatcataatctgaaaacctgTTGAGgcaagaagaaagaaaaaattacaATTGATCATTCACTATGCAAGAAGTAAtgcaacaataaaaaaagactcttgctgaaataatatttttattttctaaaactTAAAAAGAGTTACATTACATTTCTGAATGTATTTATATCTAGATTGttctacttttcttttttttaatttatacatttctatatttatttaacttataATTTTCTTTCACAAAAAAGGTATAGCTCGTGTCTCTTAAGATAAATTATTTCAGGAATATATGTCAATACATTAAGATTAAGTCAATAATGTCAATACGATTAAgacattttgtatgtttttgtatgcattAGAGCTCACAGCACTGATAATCGACTTTGAAATACAAATCACTTTATGGCCATGTGCGATTAAAAACACCGCCTACCCTCCGTCCTTAAAAGCGATAGGGCGGCgctgtataaaatataaaaacccGGTCCTGGAGTACAgcaaggccgtaaccatgtcttgaacattggtggggaccttttttttcttttcttcaatttagtgaataaatacattgaTCCGCAACTAATATTCGAATGGCCCAGGGGTAGAATCTTTGTTAACAGTATCAAAGGTTGCgtgttctaatccgccctcgcatagttttttttttaattttaccgGGAAAATAGAACCTCCGCAATGGCATTAAGCGATCGATTGACGCGCCCGTCTGTGCTCAGTGCTGTGAagactgtgtgcatgtgcaaaaagagaacgtaaaccccgcctactttttaatttcattggtcatctcaatcattttgacattgacgagcgttcttagaccgctgaggcagaccagactaaaaatgtaacctttaaacctttttgtcatcctaacaacatgcagagtgctgtaatgaagtgcagcagagcagtgAAAAAAATTCACTGTAGGATCAGAAGAACGTATTTCCAACAAGCGCAGTAGTGTCTCGATGCACACAAACGcgcttttgtttttttcttgattCCTTGATGCGGTAAAACCAACACGTTTCACTACTGAACGAGAACATCCACGcagttttaaacatgtttttgcaaATCTAATTTAACTCTAAGATGATGACATTGACATAACTTCATAACAGGTCCGAAGggcatatataaaaacattaaaaaaaaaatacacccaACGCGGAAATTATAAATAACTGGATTGCAGTGCTGCGTGAaaatcaataaacaataaacataacaaaaacacattaatattGCATAGTACAATTTCAGtattcaataatattattaCCAATTAAACAAAAGTGGACATTGTTCCAAAACATAGACTAAAGTGCCTTCAGACCTCAACTAAAGTgaactcataaaaaaaaaagctttcaaGAACAAGAACCGCGTCAAGTCAAGCTAAGCCAATTTTATTTATTGCGCTTTTAAAATTCATACGGTATAAATGCAAAGACAACTGTTAATATCTCAGTGCTCTATTAGTTCAATTGACAAGTAAATCTGTTTCTTATGTTAGAGCGCAGGGGGAAATGTGTTGCACGCAAGACATGGCGCAACAGtgtacattaatattttaaaataaatcaatttaaagGCTCAATTAActtctcattcattcattaatacatttGTGGTGTTGACCTGCAAAATAAGGGATTATTTTCGTGAAACATTAACGATCTTGTGAAAATATGCATTAACTTACTCATCCAGAACGGTTTCTAGACAATCGAGGGACATATCCTCTACTGCAGAGTCCACACATGAAGCGACACTCTCTTTATCAGATGAAGAATCCCATTCCCCAGTCTCGTCATGTTCTTCAGCGCTGTTGATACATTCCTCCGAGCTGTCCATAACAACCTTATCCTTATCGCATGGATCCATCGCTAAATGCAGCGCTGAATACAGTCGCAGATTGTACAGCAGATCGCTCCAGCAAGTGGAGCAAAAACACCATGCGGAGATTTCTTGCAGAATGCAATTAACCCGTTAACCACCGAGATCGCTCCTCTATTCGTTATTGCTCTTGtctatcattattttattatcatgtcATTGGCCAGATACTTCCTTCTAAAACAACAGGTATACCTTGCCAAAACGTCACTGAAATTGATCGTCCTGATtggatattttgaaataaagcgCTTGTTTTATAGCCCGaaggcatgtttttccttcatgTGAGGGATTTTTGAAATGAACACGTCTACAGAAGAATAGCAAAATCTGCCAATACCACTTATGGGAAAGTCTTCACTATGAAAACATAGTATTATACGTTTGTACTTTGTATCTTATAATTGTGTGATTAAAAATAACTTGAGCTTGAGCTACAGCAATTACAAAACTTAAAACCAAGCCAATGCTGAAACACTCATGCTGATCCCTGTTCACAAAGTCCAAAGATGTATGATCCCAGCAAATGTCTTAAGTAAACATtatatcaatattaaaaaatattctaattgcTGTCACAACTTTGAGCAATTCAGTCaagaaaaaacatcatttaaaaatgaaatgtgttaAAGAAAGGCTTATTTTCATGGCTGATAATTTCTGACTTACTCATTATGTCATATTATGCACAACAATATATAATGTAGTTTGAATGTCTCGAATGTTGTAATACTaatattaaagtgttagttcaccctaaaattaaaattctgtcattaattactcaacctcatgttgttctaaacccgtaagactttcattcatcttcataacacaaaaaagatattttaatgaaatctgagcgatttctgtacctccattgacagctacgcaactaccactttgacgcttctaaaagttcatgaagagattgtaaaactaaatccatatgaatggtttagtccaaatttctCTGAACTTTTATGCacacaaacattaataaacacacacatcagttatgataaacagaagctcaagcatgcttgcttgacgtgcaagaaccaatgaggttcattctcgtgttacgcagcacgtttgagcttccgcaagaaccaatgaggttcagtctggtgttatgcagcacgtttgagctttcaTTCACGTTAtgcaacacgtttgagcttccgcaagaaccagtgaggctcattctcgtgttacgcagcacgtttgagcttcaacaagaaccaatgaggttcagtctggtgttacgcagcacgtttgagcttccacttCTGTCTATGTTAGCTGATCAATGtttctatgtgaataaaagcctaaatttaatctgttcatcagataaagctatcatatgttttcagaaaatttggaccacttgattcatatggattagttttatgatctcttcatgaactttttgaagtatcaaagtggtagttgttcagtggagggacagaactGGCccagattttatttaaaatatcttcatttgttttccaaagatga
The DNA window shown above is from Ctenopharyngodon idella isolate HZGC_01 chromosome 10, HZGC01, whole genome shotgun sequence and carries:
- the wu:fc11c11 gene encoding piggyBac transposable element-derived protein 4, encoding MDPCDKDKVVMDSSEECINSAEEHDETGEWDSSSDKESVASCVDSAVEDMSLDCLETVLDEFSDYDPSNDASDNDWNPEVTPRKKRRSGLSSISPSPAKSCRFASPASVQSKKGKVKRSSVNRSLPFSLSISENKWKSADEPDTEPTQPIFRPRQTPGPQLVSNASCSPLQYFELFFSKSVMRTILANSNAYGAMRQEGMKKPWQDISMKDFKTFLALVIYMGLLKCFQLTDYWRKSHMYSLPYPAQIMSSRKFMTISKALHLSDPKVDAENDKKKGTPEYDRLCKIKPLYQNIRDACRATFHPFQNISIDERMVASKARHGLKQYMKNKPTKWGYKLFVLADSLCGYTWDFFIYEGKVNSEESKGISYDSVMILADERLLGTGYKLFVDNFYTSPKLFRDLLAKRIWACGTVRANRIGHSKKHAPRGNIRWFREDDLLFVEWKDKRDVLMCSTFHKAFNGDTIKRNVKGADGVWAVQDFPVPAAVLDYNKHMGGVDLSDALISFYTVLHKTRRWYRSFFYHFVDIAVVNAFILHQQMAKMKNQKPLTQKAFREALVAELAGTGPPSAPAQIRPIPSTDSHLPKYISGDSSIGRRKCKMCTFKTPVKCATCDVPLCFVPKRDCFTSWHEQVSCSESEEE